The genomic segment GGTTTCGGTAGCCGATCCCGGCCCCCCCTGAGTGGTCAGCCAGATGAGATCGAAGATATTGAAATTCCAGGCAAAAGCGACGAATCCCACAAACCAGATCATCGACCCAAGCAGGGGAAAGGTGATGTAGCGAAACATTTGAAACCCCCGGGCTCCATCTACGGCGGCTGACTCGAAAACGCTCTCTGGTATGGATTGGAGAGCAGAAAGTATCAGGAGGGTCCCAAAGGGGAGGAATTTCCAGGAGTTGATCAGGATGAGGGTGGGCATGGCTGTCGCGGAACTCCCCAGAAAATGCATTTCCCGGTCCATCAAACCGGTATTGAGCAAAATCTGGTTAATCATTCCGATGCGGGGAAGGAGCATCCAGCGCAGGCACACGGCAATCGCCGCCGAGGGAACGATCCAGGGAAGCATCACCAGGGCCCGAGCCAGATGAATACCCCGCATCCTACGGTTAAGCAGGAGCGCAATCCCTATCGGGACGGTCATCTGAACCAACAGGTTCCCCGCCGCCCAGGTAAAACTCCGGCCAATGGCGCTCCAGAAATCCAGGTCCCGGAGCAGGGCTTGAAAATTTCCCAATCCGACGAAATAGGATTCCCGCGCTCCGAAAGAAACATTGTAAAAAGCCAAAAGAAACGTTCGAATATAGGGATAGGCAAAAATCAAGAGGACGAAAGAAAGGACGGGGAGCAAAAACAAGTGTTCCCGCCAGGCCTGCGCACGAATTCGGTTCATGTCGTTTGAGCGATGGTGGCTATGTCAACAAGTTGACGCGTCATCGTTTATACTATCCTCCAGTTGAGCTCCCCCGGCGATTCGGACGCCGGGGGAGCCAATTAC from the Atribacteraceae bacterium genome contains:
- a CDS encoding sugar ABC transporter permease, encoding MNRIRAQAWREHLFLLPVLSFVLLIFAYPYIRTFLLAFYNVSFGARESYFVGLGNFQALLRDLDFWSAIGRSFTWAAGNLLVQMTVPIGIALLLNRRMRGIHLARALVMLPWIVPSAAIAVCLRWMLLPRIGMINQILLNTGLMDREMHFLGSSATAMPTLILINSWKFLPFGTLLILSALQSIPESVFESAAVDGARGFQMFRYITFPLLGSMIWFVGFVAFAWNFNIFDLIWLTTQGGPGSATETLPVLIYRTAFRTFRLGEASAMAVFVAILLLIVGIVYFRVLTPKK